In the Syntrophus gentianae genome, AGTTTGACGGGCTCATTTTTATAGAAACCCTGTGTTTGCGTGATTTCCTGATATGCCCATAAAAAGATGTCGCCGGATTGCGTCGAAATCCTCAATCCTTCCTTGAGCAGTTCTATCTCCACAGGTTGTTTGTCGGCAGTCTTTCCATTCAGATAGGACCCCTTCCAGCTTGTTTGAATCGACAAACACCCCCCTTTTACCCCAGATCAAATTCCAGGGCAAAGAAATCCCCAACTTCCTCCCCAAAGGCCGATGATTCACGGGCTTCCTGAACAATGTCCATCAAATTGACCCGCCCTTCCAGGGTAAGATGTTCCAGGTAATAACGCAATGTGCGGACTTTTGCCCAGGGAGCGCCAAATCCAAGCGTACAAATCAATATCAGGCCATTGACCAGATACAATCCGACAATGCCTCCGAAAGTAATTGTGGATTGAAACAATGCCGACTCGAAGGATATATGGTTCCAGATGTACTTCTTTTTCTTATAGCCATACCAGACAAAAGAAAGCAGCAATGTCGGGACGGCTAGAAGTACGGCAATCACATAGCTGCCTAAAAGGTCTTTCCCTTCCCCGTAAAAGCTGAATTTTTTGTTCCCGAAGTAGCCTTTTTCGATAAGGAAATCCTGACAGCGTATTTCAAAATAAGGCCGATAGAATCCAAGGGTTAAAAGCATCCAGGGGAGGCAGCCGAAGAAAATTTTTGCGAATTCCTGCCATTTACCACGAAACGAAAACCGAATGCCGCGCAGAGAGGTTCTGCTCAGTCGATAACGGCGTGCGCCGACCGTGGCAACGGGAATAAAAATCATGACGAGCAAAGAAGAGGCAAGAGCGCCTGCTATGATCACCGGCTCTGACATTCCGGTGATGATGGGAATTTTTTTTAAGGCGAGGAAGGGAATTCCCAGAAAAAGGGCGGCTTTAAGCCAGCCGATTAAAACCTCTTTGCCCGTGCCATGGTAAGCGAATCGATCTCCACAGAAATCGACCTGACTCCAGGTGTAGCTGCGCACCCTTG is a window encoding:
- a CDS encoding YjgN family protein, whose protein sequence is MDFPVQDGSNTDGHAVTDVNERKTYRFCFQGNGGTLFGIQIVNFLLIIVTLGVYYFWAKTRVRSYTWSQVDFCGDRFAYHGTGKEVLIGWLKAALFLGIPFLALKKIPIITGMSEPVIIAGALASSLLVMIFIPVATVGARRYRLSRTSLRGIRFSFRGKWQEFAKIFFGCLPWMLLTLGFYRPYFEIRCQDFLIEKGYFGNKKFSFYGEGKDLLGSYVIAVLLAVPTLLLSFVWYGYKKKKYIWNHISFESALFQSTITFGGIVGLYLVNGLILICTLGFGAPWAKVRTLRYYLEHLTLEGRVNLMDIVQEARESSAFGEEVGDFFALEFDLG